The proteins below are encoded in one region of Equus caballus isolate H_3958 breed thoroughbred chromosome 16, TB-T2T, whole genome shotgun sequence:
- the LOC138917984 gene encoding phospholipase DDHD1-like produces MNYPGRGAPRSPEQSGRGGGAWERGADAEPAFGGGVCRFDRLPGGDPGDGEVPLALLRAEPGLGDDHYDFDSAESGPSLRFYSEAGSGGGGSSSSLHPPPPPGPSSPGDGGAAEGGPAERRWPRPGGAAARHRYEVVTELGPEEVRWFFKEDKRTWKPFIGYDSLRIELAFRTLLQATGGRPQAEDPRGDRACGPASSSGEDDDDDERGCGFCPRAAGREPALEELVHVERVCVRGGLYEVDVTQGECYPVYWNRKRRVTTSTSGLQKAFQRNFCSTGILKKGIAGRGNGMGKAWSHEEG; encoded by the exons ATGAACTACCCGGGCCGCGGGGCCCCGCGGAGCCCCGAGCAGAGCGGCCGGGGCGGCGGCGCCTGGGAGCGGGGCGCGGACGCGGAGCCGGCGTTCGGGGGCGGCGTCTGCCGCTTCGACCGCCTGCCCGGCGGGGACCCGGGCGACGGCGAGGTGCCGCTGGCCCTGCTGCGCGCGGAGCCCGGGCTCGGCGACGACCACTACGACTTCGACTCGGCCGAGTCGGGCCCCTCGCTGCGCTTCTACAGCGAGGccgggagcggcggcggcggcagctccTCGTCGCtgcacccgccgccgccgccggggccgtCGAGCCCGGGGGacggcggggcggcggaggggggCCCCGCGGAGAGGAGGTGGCCCCGGCCCGGCGGTGCGGCCGCCCGGCACCGCTACGAGGTGGTGACGGAGCTGGGCCCGGAGGAGGTGCGCTGGTTCTTCAAGGAGGACAAGAGGACCTGGAAGCCCTTCATCGGCTACGACTCGCTCCGCATCGAGCTCGCCTTCCGGACCCTGCTGCAGGCCACGGGCGGCCGGCCCCAGGCCGAGGACCCGCGCGGGGACCGTGCGTGCGGCCCTGCCTCCAGCTCCGGGGAGGACGACGACGACGACGAGCGCGGCTGCGGCTTCTgcccgcgcgcggcggggcgcgagCCCGCGCTGGAGGAGCTGGTCCACGTCGAGCGGGTGTGTGTGCGCGGCGGCCTCTACGAGGTGGATGTGACCCAAGGAGAGTGCTACCCGGTGTACTGGAACC GTAAAAGAAGAGTGACCACCTCTACCTCAGGCTTACAGAAAGCTTTCCAGAGAAACTTCTGCTCGACTGGGATCTTAAAGAAGGGCATTGCTGGCCGAGGGAATGGCATGGGAAAGGCCTGGAGTCATGAAGAAGGATAA